The Mytilus trossulus isolate FHL-02 chromosome 3, PNRI_Mtr1.1.1.hap1, whole genome shotgun sequence genome contains a region encoding:
- the LOC134710133 gene encoding AN1-type zinc finger protein 3 homolog: protein MEDSKSSDQLLCPCGFYGSAKTMGLCSKCYKEKSKDVMKSAPDHMIPTSEPACVSVSSTFPEASSSKEDISDKVQLNNICGTNNSTNGTVINTNDKNTNGNNSPSPTCSTSTENAGLSPEKKGSKRDISNVEADSTPESTPEKQSQKVKKRCFQCKCKLELAQRQIGRCKCDNVFCALHRLPELHNCDFDHKEDGRREAREKMVKPVRHLGTSFKRLDTDT, encoded by the exons ATGGAGGATTCAAAGAGTAGTGACCAGCTATTATGTCCGTGTGGGTTTTACGG ATCAGCAAAGACCATGGGACTCTGTTCAAAATGCTACAAAG aaaagtCAAAAGATGTAATGAAAAGTGCACCAGATCACATGATTCCAACAAGTG AGCCAGCTTGTGTGTCAGTCAGTTCAACCTTTCCAGAAGCAAGCAGCTCAAAGGAAGATATTAGTGATAAAGtacaattaaataatatatgtgGTACTAATAATAGTACAAATGGGACTGTGATTAacacaaatgataaaaatacaaatgggAATAATTCACCTTCACCTACATGTAGTACCTCAACTGAAAATGCAGGACTGTCACCAGAAAAGAAAGGCAGTAAAAG ggaTATATCAAATGTTGAAGCAGATTCCACACCTGAATCAACCCCAGAAAAACAAAGTCAGAAAGTGAAGAAAAGGTGTTTTCAATGTAAATGTAAACTAGAATTGGCACAACGCCAGATTGGAAGATGTAAATGTG ACAATGTATTCTGTGCATTACATAGACTTCCAGAGTTACATAATTGTGATTTTGACCACAAAGAAGATGGCCGACGAGAGGCAAGAGAAAAAATGGTCAAACCAGTCAGACATCTAGGAACATCATTCAAACGTCTTGATACTGATACCTGA